One genomic window of Indioceanicola profundi includes the following:
- a CDS encoding nucleotidyltransferase domain-containing protein, whose product MDGSMPNRMSCPDDPRLPGIAAAVRAHFGDRLTRLVLYGSRARGDHRPDSDYDMAVFLKGQVDWSAEWDQAVPLVWKLYETYGVNAEIHAFPEAELAQPTLFMRSVRQDGVEL is encoded by the coding sequence ATGGATGGATCGATGCCCAACCGGATGAGCTGTCCCGACGATCCCCGGCTGCCGGGAATCGCCGCCGCTGTGCGCGCCCATTTCGGCGATCGGCTGACCAGACTGGTCCTCTACGGCTCCCGCGCCAGGGGCGACCACCGGCCCGACAGCGATTACGATATGGCGGTATTCCTGAAGGGGCAGGTGGATTGGTCGGCGGAATGGGACCAAGCCGTACCGCTGGTCTGGAAGCTCTACGAGACTTATGGCGTGAATGCCGAGATTCATGCCTTTCCGGAGGCGGAACTGGCGCAGCCGACCCTCTTCATGCGTTCCGTCCGGCAGGACGGGGTGGAGCTGTGA
- the hisN gene encoding histidinol-phosphatase: MTDQTIVPPEFVTLAGQLADAAGMVARRHYRTPVAVDVKADASPVTIADREVESAIRALLAAERPGDGILGEEHGSQGLDAEYVWVIDPIDGTKSFITGRPLFTTLIGLLHRGVPVLGVIDQPVVGDRWVGGGGRTLLNGEVVRTRPCPDLASATFAATASIGPGAAGPEVIARLTGGTRYAVWGGDAFMYGMLAAGFVDLMVEAGLQPYDWAALVPVIEGAGGCITDWQGRPLRLGTDGNVVAAGDARVHAAALELVGA; encoded by the coding sequence ATGACCGACCAGACCATCGTTCCGCCCGAGTTCGTCACCCTGGCCGGGCAACTGGCCGATGCCGCCGGCATGGTGGCCCGACGCCACTACCGCACGCCGGTGGCGGTGGACGTGAAGGCCGACGCCAGCCCGGTCACCATCGCCGACCGGGAGGTGGAGAGCGCCATCCGCGCCCTGCTGGCCGCCGAAAGGCCGGGTGACGGCATCCTGGGGGAGGAGCATGGCAGCCAGGGGCTGGATGCCGAATATGTCTGGGTCATCGACCCCATCGACGGCACCAAGAGCTTCATCACCGGCCGCCCGCTCTTCACCACCCTGATCGGGCTGCTGCACCGGGGCGTGCCCGTGCTGGGCGTGATCGACCAGCCTGTCGTGGGCGACCGCTGGGTGGGTGGGGGCGGCCGCACACTGCTGAATGGCGAGGTGGTGCGCACCCGCCCTTGCCCGGACCTCGCCTCCGCCACCTTTGCCGCCACGGCCTCCATCGGGCCGGGGGCTGCGGGGCCGGAGGTCATCGCCCGCCTGACCGGCGGGACCCGTTATGCCGTCTGGGGCGGCGACGCCTTCATGTACGGCATGCTGGCGGCCGGCTTCGTGGATCTGATGGTGGAGGCCGGGCTGCAGCCCTATGACTGGGCGGCGCTGGTGCCGGTGATCGAGGGCGCCGGCGGCTGTATCACCGACTGGCAGGGCCGGCCTCTGCGGCTGGGCACGGATGGCAATGTGGTCGCCGCCGGCGACGCGCGGGTACATGCGGCGGCGCTGGAGCTGGTCGGGGCGTAG
- the nudC gene encoding NAD(+) diphosphatase has protein sequence MPPWKIPTPRATTLPTMSIVNFYAGGALDRAATRRRDPEWLQARLADPATRIVPYWRGRYLVGGDAEAPQPVWLNSGEGWWREHLTLDPVFLGLGREADGAEAAWFAIDLSGIEEPEAHRIIAGLGRFVELRALAMTIPAEAGHILAYARGLMGWHAKHRFCGVCGSPTAVEQAGHVRRCTNPDCATSHFPRSDPAVIMLVHDGGDRCLLGRQAQFLKGFYSTLAGFVEPGESLEDAVRREVMEEAGIEVTDVRYHSSQPWPFPSSLMLGFTARAVSLDIQVDHDELEDARWFDRDWIKAHKPSDDFRLSPPLSISRRLIDDWLAMG, from the coding sequence ATGCCCCCCTGGAAAATCCCCACGCCGCGTGCCACTACTCTTCCCACCATGAGCATCGTCAATTTCTATGCGGGCGGGGCGCTGGACAGGGCCGCCACCCGCCGCCGGGATCCGGAGTGGCTGCAGGCGCGGCTGGCCGATCCCGCGACCCGCATCGTCCCCTATTGGCGCGGCCGCTATCTGGTCGGCGGCGATGCGGAGGCGCCGCAGCCGGTCTGGCTGAACTCCGGCGAGGGCTGGTGGCGGGAGCATCTGACCCTGGACCCGGTCTTCCTGGGCCTCGGCCGGGAAGCGGATGGGGCGGAGGCGGCCTGGTTCGCCATCGACCTGTCCGGGATCGAGGAGCCGGAGGCGCACCGGATCATCGCCGGCCTGGGCAGATTCGTGGAGCTGCGCGCCCTGGCCATGACCATCCCGGCGGAGGCCGGCCACATCCTGGCCTATGCCCGCGGGCTGATGGGCTGGCATGCCAAGCACCGCTTCTGCGGCGTCTGCGGCAGCCCGACGGCGGTGGAGCAGGCCGGACATGTGCGCCGCTGCACCAATCCCGACTGCGCCACCAGCCATTTCCCGCGCAGCGATCCGGCCGTGATCATGCTGGTGCATGACGGCGGCGACCGCTGCCTGCTGGGCCGGCAGGCGCAGTTCCTCAAGGGCTTCTATTCCACCCTGGCCGGCTTCGTTGAGCCGGGGGAGAGCCTGGAGGATGCCGTCCGGCGCGAGGTGATGGAGGAGGCCGGGATCGAGGTCACCGACGTCCGCTACCATTCCAGCCAGCCCTGGCCTTTCCCCTCCTCCCTGATGCTGGGCTTCACGGCCCGTGCGGTGAGCCTGGACATCCAGGTCGACCATGACGAGCTGGAGGATGCCCGCTGGTTCGACCGGGACTGGATCAAGGCCCACAAGCCCAGCGACGATTTCCGCCTCTCCCCGCCGCTCAGCATCTCCCGCCGGCTGATCGACGACTGGCTGGCAATGGGGTGA
- a CDS encoding HEPN domain-containing protein: MTPETARSLELARHILARSERLAADGYAEIVGHDCYLAAFHAANAYIAATTGKIPVTHHGTNNLFHQLCREKGEIGLEHAAFLSRSYKYKAAADYLGEHYPAPGEVPGILAGAHALLEAVRTALRP; this comes from the coding sequence GTGACTCCGGAAACCGCAAGGTCTCTGGAACTGGCGCGCCACATCCTGGCGCGGAGTGAGCGGCTTGCGGCGGACGGCTACGCCGAGATCGTCGGGCACGACTGCTACCTGGCGGCTTTCCATGCGGCAAACGCCTATATCGCCGCAACGACAGGAAAAATCCCTGTCACGCATCACGGTACGAACAACCTCTTCCACCAGCTTTGTCGCGAGAAGGGCGAAATCGGCCTGGAGCATGCGGCTTTCCTGTCCCGCAGCTACAAGTACAAGGCCGCCGCCGATTATCTGGGCGAACATTATCCGGCTCCCGGGGAGGTGCCCGGCATCCTAGCCGGGGCGCATGCGTTGCTAGAAGCGGTCCGAACGGCGCTAAGGCCGTAA
- a CDS encoding glutathione S-transferase family protein — MARHLVDRGGNDVMRTMMKLYGAALSPHVARVLLVIRHKGLDVPLAEPVGGSLKSPEFLTINPYGKMPVLEHEGRHVIESEVICEYLEEVFPEPRMLPLGAWERAQVRMIDRAVDFYIMPVLLGLLNQMNPATRDQEFVDKNLADLKRGLDGLDRLLVGPWAAGQSVTLADCTLVPACFYLERFLPAFGRIDAFADHPKVASVWARVRTEPLVAKLLADMAGALDDFMRRRAANA; from the coding sequence ATGGCCCGCCATCTGGTCGATCGCGGCGGGAATGACGTGATGAGGACGATGATGAAGCTCTACGGCGCCGCCCTATCCCCCCATGTGGCCCGCGTGCTGCTGGTGATCCGGCACAAGGGGCTGGACGTTCCCCTGGCCGAGCCGGTGGGCGGCAGCCTGAAATCCCCGGAATTCCTGACCATCAACCCCTATGGCAAGATGCCGGTGCTGGAGCATGAGGGCCGCCATGTCATCGAGTCAGAGGTGATCTGCGAATATCTGGAAGAGGTCTTTCCGGAGCCGCGCATGCTGCCCCTGGGTGCTTGGGAGCGGGCGCAGGTCCGCATGATCGACCGGGCGGTGGATTTCTACATCATGCCGGTGCTGCTGGGCCTGCTGAACCAGATGAACCCGGCCACCCGCGACCAGGAGTTTGTGGACAAGAACCTCGCCGATCTGAAGCGCGGGCTGGACGGGCTGGACCGGCTGCTGGTGGGGCCCTGGGCGGCGGGGCAGAGCGTGACCCTGGCCGACTGCACTCTGGTGCCGGCCTGTTTCTATCTGGAGCGGTTCCTGCCCGCCTTCGGCCGGATCGACGCCTTCGCGGACCATCCCAAGGTGGCTTCCGTCTGGGCACGGGTGCGGACGGAGCCGCTGGTGGCGAAGCTGCTGGCCGACATGGCCGGCGCGCTGGACGATTTCATGCGCCGCCGCGCCGCCAACGCCTGA
- a CDS encoding 3-deoxy-manno-octulosonate cytidylyltransferase, with product MSAPGNPLIVIPARLGSTRLPDKPLADIDGQPMIVHVWRRAVEAGIGPVVVAAAEQAIADAVVAAGGQAVLTDPDHPSGSDRIWEAVRRIDPDGRHDSVVNVQGDLPTVEPETIRAVFAPLSRPGTDIATLAVEIVREEEKANPNVVKAILELAPGEREGRALYFTRTTAPWGDGPLFHHIGLYAYRRAALERFVSLPPAALEKREKLEQLRALADGMTIRAAVVDAVPLGVDTAEDLERAREMLKGR from the coding sequence ATGTCCGCTCCCGGCAATCCCCTGATCGTCATCCCGGCTCGCCTCGGCTCCACCCGCCTGCCGGACAAGCCGCTGGCCGACATCGACGGCCAGCCCATGATCGTGCATGTCTGGCGGCGCGCCGTGGAGGCCGGGATCGGTCCCGTGGTGGTCGCCGCGGCGGAGCAGGCCATCGCCGATGCCGTGGTCGCGGCCGGTGGGCAGGCGGTGCTGACCGACCCGGACCATCCCTCCGGCTCCGACCGGATATGGGAGGCCGTGCGCCGCATCGATCCCGATGGCCGGCACGATTCGGTGGTGAACGTGCAGGGCGACCTGCCGACGGTGGAGCCGGAAACCATCCGCGCCGTCTTCGCCCCGCTCTCCCGCCCCGGCACCGACATCGCCACCCTGGCGGTGGAGATCGTGCGGGAGGAGGAGAAGGCCAATCCCAACGTGGTGAAGGCGATCCTGGAGCTGGCGCCGGGGGAGCGGGAGGGCCGTGCCCTCTACTTCACCCGGACCACTGCCCCCTGGGGCGACGGCCCGCTCTTCCACCATATCGGCCTCTACGCCTACCGCCGGGCGGCGCTGGAGCGCTTCGTCTCCCTGCCGCCGGCGGCGCTGGAGAAGCGCGAGAAGCTGGAGCAGCTCCGGGCGCTGGCCGACGGCATGACCATCCGCGCCGCGGTGGTGGACGCCGTGCCGCTGGGGGTGGACACGGCGGAGGATCTGGAGCGGGCGCGGGAGATGCTGAAGGGGCGGTGA
- a CDS encoding c-type cytochrome gives MAGSTFNKVFMAILAAILVAMLAGFISRQIVHPHMLAENVYQVEIPEGTATAGAEEEPAGPEPVAPLLAAADPAAGEKLSRACAACHTFEQGGANKVGPNLWGVVGGPHAHAEGFAYSDAMAALHDKPWDYEALNAFLANPKAAIPGTKMNYAGMKSVQDRANLIAWLRTMSANPPPLP, from the coding sequence ATGGCAGGCAGCACGTTCAACAAGGTTTTCATGGCTATCCTGGCGGCGATCCTGGTCGCCATGCTGGCCGGCTTCATCTCCCGGCAGATCGTCCATCCGCACATGCTGGCGGAGAACGTCTACCAGGTCGAGATTCCGGAAGGCACGGCCACCGCCGGCGCTGAGGAGGAGCCCGCCGGGCCCGAGCCGGTCGCCCCGCTGCTGGCCGCGGCCGATCCCGCCGCCGGCGAGAAGCTGAGCCGCGCCTGCGCCGCCTGCCACACCTTCGAGCAGGGCGGCGCCAACAAGGTCGGCCCGAACCTGTGGGGCGTCGTCGGCGGCCCGCACGCCCATGCCGAGGGCTTCGCCTACTCCGACGCCATGGCGGCGCTGCACGACAAGCCGTGGGACTACGAGGCGCTGAACGCCTTCCTGGCCAACCCGAAGGCGGCCATCCCCGGCACCAAGATGAACTATGCCGGCATGAAGAGCGTGCAGGACCGTGCGAACCTGATCGCCTGGCTGCGCACCATGTCCGCCAACCCACCGCCGCTGCCGTAA